In Nitrospirota bacterium, one genomic interval encodes:
- a CDS encoding NADP-dependent isocitrate dehydrogenase: protein MATKEARIMWTKTDEAPALATYSLLPVVQSFTKAAGVVVET, encoded by the coding sequence ATGGCTACAAAAGAAGCAAGAATCATGTGGACCAAGACTGACGAGGCGCCTGCTCTGGCGACGTATTCACTGCTGCCTGTAGTGCAGTCATTTACAAAGGCGGCTGGCGTGGTAGTAGAGACA